The Streptomyces laurentii genome contains a region encoding:
- a CDS encoding integral membrane protein (Integral membrane protein [Streptomyces fulvissimus DSM40593];~UniProt-pubmed:11572948; UniProt-pubmed:20624727; UniProt-pubmed:21463507; UniProt-pubmed:18375553; UniProt-pubmed:20581206; UniProt-pubmed:20064060;~identified by MetaGeneAnnotator; putative), producing MRSAVLRRALGATALVVLASLGPAAPAWAADDRPDQGFTIEDPRVTESSGLAASRAHPGVYWTHNDQDAPLIYGVDSRTGKTVATLTMKGVGTPRDMEAISVGPDGDIYVGDIGDNLDGSWDHVWIYRFPEPKQLRDQTVQATQYDVKYADGPRNAEALMVHPKSGRVYIASKNENSGGLYEGPARLSTSGTNVFRRVGDVPWVTDGAFSPDGGRLVLRGYFWAKEYAWQGGSGGGRIADGGTAVGAPFQGQAESVTYTPDGSAFLFGSEGKRSRVVRVDRADAGPSAADPKKPGSGSGSGSGAGAAAQGSGGEQGSFTVGVIVLGLAVAAWMGLRKLFRRS from the coding sequence ATGCGATCTGCCGTGCTGCGCCGCGCCCTCGGGGCCACCGCTCTCGTCGTCCTCGCCTCCCTCGGCCCGGCGGCCCCGGCCTGGGCGGCGGACGACCGCCCCGACCAGGGGTTCACGATCGAGGACCCGCGCGTCACCGAGTCCAGCGGTCTCGCCGCGAGCCGGGCGCACCCCGGCGTGTACTGGACGCACAACGACCAGGACGCGCCCCTGATCTACGGCGTCGACTCCCGTACGGGAAAGACGGTCGCGACCCTGACCATGAAGGGCGTCGGCACCCCGCGCGACATGGAGGCCATCTCCGTCGGCCCGGACGGCGACATCTACGTCGGCGACATCGGCGACAACCTCGACGGGTCCTGGGACCACGTGTGGATCTACCGCTTCCCCGAGCCGAAGCAGCTGCGCGACCAGACCGTCCAGGCCACCCAGTACGACGTGAAGTACGCCGACGGGCCGCGCAACGCGGAGGCCCTGATGGTCCATCCGAAGTCCGGCCGGGTCTACATCGCCAGCAAGAACGAGAACAGCGGCGGCCTGTACGAGGGTCCCGCGCGGCTCTCCACCTCCGGGACGAACGTCTTCCGCCGGGTCGGGGACGTTCCCTGGGTGACCGACGGCGCCTTCTCGCCGGACGGCGGCCGGCTCGTGCTGCGCGGTTACTTCTGGGCGAAGGAGTACGCGTGGCAGGGCGGGTCGGGCGGCGGACGCATCGCCGACGGCGGTACGGCGGTGGGGGCGCCGTTCCAGGGGCAGGCGGAGTCCGTGACGTACACGCCGGACGGTTCGGCCTTCCTGTTCGGCTCGGAGGGGAAGCGAAGTCGGGTGGTACGGGTCGACCGCGCGGACGCCGGCCCGTCGGCCGCGGACCCGAAGAAGCCGGGTTCGGGGTCGGGGTCGGGTTCGGGAGCGGGTGCCGCCGCGCAGGGATCCGGCGGTGAGCAGGGCAGCTTCACCGTCGGCGTGATCGTCCTCGGTCTGGCCGTCGCCGCCTGGATGGGCCTCAGGAAGCTGTTCCGCCGGAGCTGA
- a CDS encoding tetR family transcriptional regulatory protein (Helix-turn-helix domains; cl00088;~Tetracyclin repressor, C-terminal all-alpha domain; pfam02909;~identified by MetaGeneAnnotator; putative;~tetR family transcriptional regulatory protein [Streptomyces pristinaespiralis ATCC25486]): MSGETSSGAGNGAAGGARESAITSLDLLWGTGERPSRGPKPGLTLDRIVGAAVALADAEGLDAVSMRRVSAELGVGTMSLYRYVPGKTELLDLMLDRVQGESLADEPAEPPARQPGGWRTAIGLLARGHLALYRAHPWLLKVNEARSLLGPNTLRGFELCLAGLTGPHPYGMGLSDPETLSVIVTVQSFVTGVARLEIQTAEAAKETGFSDEEFWATQAPFLERAMKSGEFPTVAGLAEDTFAVESDHFAFGLERLMEGFEALVARRAGGPGVSSGGTAS; encoded by the coding sequence ATGAGTGGCGAGACGAGCAGCGGGGCGGGCAACGGGGCGGCCGGCGGCGCACGGGAATCGGCGATCACCAGCCTCGACCTGCTGTGGGGTACGGGCGAACGCCCCAGCCGCGGCCCCAAGCCGGGCCTCACGCTGGACCGGATCGTCGGGGCGGCGGTCGCGCTCGCGGACGCGGAGGGGCTGGACGCCGTGTCGATGCGGCGGGTGTCGGCCGAGCTGGGCGTCGGGACGATGTCGCTGTACAGGTACGTCCCCGGGAAGACCGAGCTGCTCGACCTCATGCTCGACCGGGTGCAGGGCGAGTCCCTGGCGGACGAGCCCGCCGAGCCGCCCGCGCGGCAGCCGGGCGGCTGGCGCACCGCGATCGGACTGCTCGCCCGCGGCCATCTCGCGCTCTACCGCGCGCACCCCTGGCTGCTGAAGGTCAACGAGGCCCGCTCGCTCCTCGGCCCGAACACGCTGCGCGGCTTCGAGCTGTGCCTGGCCGGACTGACCGGCCCCCACCCCTACGGGATGGGGCTGAGCGACCCCGAGACGCTCTCCGTCATCGTCACCGTGCAGAGCTTCGTGACCGGCGTCGCACGCCTGGAGATCCAGACGGCGGAGGCGGCGAAGGAGACCGGGTTCAGCGACGAGGAGTTCTGGGCGACGCAGGCGCCGTTCCTCGAACGGGCCATGAAATCAGGTGAGTTCCCGACCGTGGCCGGGCTCGCCGAGGACACCTTCGCGGTCGAGAGCGACCACTTCGCCTTCGGCCTCGAACGGCTCATGGAGGGGTTCGAGGCGCTGGTCGCCCGCCGGGCCGGGGGCCCGGGGGTCAGCTCCGGCGGAACAGCTTCCTGA
- a CDS encoding daunorubicin resistance ABC transporter ATPase subunit (ABC transporter signature motif;~ATP binding site [chemical binding];~ATP-binding cassette transporter nucleotide-binding domain; cl17201;~D-loop;~H-loop/switch region;~Q-loop/lid;~TIGRFAM: daunorubicin resistance ABC transporter ATPase subunit; PFAM: ABC transporter related; KEGG: daunorubicin resistance ABC transporter ATPase subunit; SMART: AAA ATPase;~Walker A/P-loop;~Walker B;~daunorubicin resistance ABC transporter ATP-binding subunit; TIGR01188;~daunorubicin resistance ABC transporter ATPase subunit [Micromonospora aurantiaca ATCC27029];~identified by MetaGeneAnnotator; putative) — protein MRDRCAPTHDEHAVLAEGLRKRYGSGGKSKEKGKTQGEGPGKAKARGKARGNVRGKTGGAYALDGLDLAVRRGTVHGLLGPNGAGKTTAVRILATLLKADGGHARVAGLDVTRDPCAVRARIGLAGQYAAVDENLTGRQNLEMFGRLFHLEARRARARAAELLDGFGLAEAADQGAGEYSGGMRRRLDLAASMILAPDLLFLDEPTTGLDPRSRGEVWDAVRALVASGTTVLLTTQYLDEADRLASRITVMDQGRAIADDTPGGLKSRVGGDRIEVVVADAADLPAVRRVLARVAAAEPAEDPAERRIHAPVSDRVAALTETARALQDERIAVEDLGLRRPSLDDVFLSLTGRDSTEGAADGGGAADGGRATGRDGANGSTGAADTADVADADARTRTGARTELASRTDPRTETEGAAA, from the coding sequence ATGCGCGACAGGTGTGCCCCGACGCACGACGAACACGCTGTTCTCGCCGAGGGTTTGCGGAAGCGGTACGGAAGCGGCGGCAAGAGCAAGGAGAAGGGAAAGACGCAGGGGGAGGGGCCAGGGAAGGCGAAGGCGCGGGGGAAGGCGCGAGGGAATGTGCGGGGGAAGACCGGTGGCGCGTACGCCCTCGACGGCCTCGACCTCGCCGTCCGCCGCGGCACCGTCCACGGCCTGCTCGGCCCGAACGGTGCCGGCAAAACCACCGCCGTCCGCATCCTGGCCACGCTCCTCAAGGCGGACGGCGGGCACGCCCGGGTCGCCGGACTCGACGTGACCCGTGACCCGTGCGCCGTCCGCGCCCGCATCGGCCTCGCCGGCCAGTACGCCGCCGTCGACGAGAACCTGACCGGCCGCCAGAACCTGGAGATGTTCGGCAGGCTCTTCCACCTCGAAGCGCGCCGCGCCCGCGCCCGGGCCGCCGAACTCCTCGACGGCTTCGGTCTCGCCGAGGCCGCCGACCAGGGGGCGGGGGAGTACAGCGGCGGGATGCGCCGCCGGCTCGACCTCGCCGCGTCGATGATCCTGGCTCCCGACCTCCTCTTCCTCGACGAGCCCACCACCGGCCTCGACCCGCGCAGCCGCGGCGAGGTCTGGGACGCCGTCCGCGCGCTCGTCGCGTCGGGGACGACCGTGCTGCTCACGACCCAGTACCTCGACGAGGCCGACCGGCTCGCCTCCCGCATCACCGTCATGGACCAGGGCCGGGCCATCGCGGACGACACCCCGGGCGGGCTCAAGAGCCGGGTCGGCGGCGACCGGATCGAGGTCGTCGTGGCCGACGCCGCCGACCTGCCCGCCGTACGGCGCGTCCTCGCGCGCGTGGCCGCCGCGGAACCGGCCGAGGACCCGGCGGAACGGCGCATCCACGCACCCGTCAGCGACCGGGTCGCCGCGCTGACCGAGACGGCCCGCGCGCTCCAGGACGAGAGGATCGCCGTCGAGGACCTCGGCCTGCGCCGGCCCAGCCTGGACGACGTGTTCCTGAGTCTGACCGGTCGCGACAGCACGGAGGGCGCGGCGGACGGGGGCGGTGCGGCGGACGGGGGCCGCGCGACCGGCAGGGACGGCGCGAACGGCTCGACGGGTGCGGCCGACACAGCCGACGTGGCCGACGCGGACGCGCGTACCCGTACCGGAGCCCGTACCGAGCTCGCGTCCCGCACCGATCCCCGCACCGAAACCGAAGGAGCCGCGGCATGA